In Mangrovibacterium diazotrophicum, one genomic interval encodes:
- a CDS encoding 4Fe-4S binding protein: MEKSNRRKFIRQSLLLVGAAGLTSHFLSSCDADFYKGLRVITDDCTSCGDCLEVCEYEAISLEEAVYTIDSNTCTECKQCVSVCDVAAISIPGVTYTISSSKCTACEKCEDACPENAITIDAAASVSSYSITKSKCVGCGDCVTACQNEGNAISYVVSVYSVGSNCHGCVQKCSSACNYGAISKVNNKSSISTSACVKCGKCLSACPHNAISKAYVTISSSACTNCGACYTACTHSAVSKSTTGSTTKVTTIDQTKCTQCGDCYAVCGEDAIVETTSGVDTPTIDTSLCTACGACVLACSEVNAIDVESSPAVIDEASCMICGKCITVCPYDAIEYV, encoded by the coding sequence ATGGAAAAGAGTAATCGCAGAAAATTTATCCGTCAATCCTTGTTACTCGTCGGAGCAGCAGGCCTGACATCCCATTTTTTAAGTTCTTGTGATGCCGATTTCTACAAAGGCTTGCGGGTAATTACCGACGATTGCACCTCGTGCGGCGATTGTCTTGAAGTGTGCGAATACGAAGCGATTTCGCTGGAAGAAGCCGTTTATACTATCGACAGCAACACCTGCACCGAATGTAAGCAATGTGTCAGCGTTTGCGATGTTGCTGCCATATCAATTCCGGGAGTGACCTACACCATTAGCTCCAGCAAATGCACTGCCTGCGAAAAGTGTGAAGATGCCTGTCCCGAAAACGCCATCACCATTGATGCCGCGGCATCGGTGAGCAGCTATTCCATCACTAAAAGCAAGTGCGTTGGCTGCGGCGATTGTGTTACGGCCTGCCAAAACGAAGGAAATGCAATTAGCTATGTTGTATCTGTTTATTCTGTGGGCAGCAATTGCCACGGCTGTGTGCAAAAATGCTCCTCGGCCTGCAACTACGGTGCCATCTCGAAGGTGAATAACAAATCATCTATCAGCACCTCCGCCTGTGTGAAATGTGGCAAGTGCCTCTCAGCCTGTCCCCACAACGCCATATCAAAAGCCTACGTGACAATCAGCTCTTCAGCTTGTACAAATTGCGGAGCCTGTTACACCGCCTGTACCCACAGTGCGGTGAGTAAAAGTACAACCGGCAGTACGACAAAAGTTACCACCATCGATCAAACCAAATGTACGCAATGCGGCGATTGCTATGCTGTTTGCGGCGAGGATGCCATCGTTGAAACGACAAGTGGTGTTGACACGCCGACTATTGACACCAGCCTTTGCACCGCCTGCGGAGCCTGCGTGTTGGCATGTTCCGAAGTGAATGCGATTGATGTTGAGAGCAGCCCGGCGGTAATTGATGAAGCCAGCTGCATGATTTGTGGAAAATGTATTACCGTTTGCCCGTATGATGCGATCGAATACGTTTAG
- a CDS encoding murein L,D-transpeptidase catalytic domain family protein, producing the protein MKRVSLFFALSLVIIVIPSILHRGKKNSEGTAFAIESVDSLYVQYTALNLNGKLPYEVFVRAMEGFRNFHFNNNHILTIVDFTKSSVSKRFFVIDLKANKLLFECLVAHGKNSGIDFAQHFSNTEQSLMSSPGFYTTAETYQGKHGYSLRLDGLEKGINDRARARAIVIHAADYVSEQFIQRMGRLGRSWGCPALPPSLNKEIIDSIKNGSCLYIHTNDKSYLADSPVN; encoded by the coding sequence ATGAAGAGAGTAAGCTTATTTTTCGCGCTATCACTAGTAATTATTGTCATTCCGTCGATTCTTCACCGGGGAAAGAAGAATTCGGAGGGGACTGCGTTTGCTATCGAATCAGTTGATTCGTTGTACGTGCAGTACACGGCCCTTAATTTGAACGGCAAACTTCCGTACGAAGTTTTTGTCCGGGCAATGGAGGGTTTCCGGAACTTTCATTTCAACAATAACCATATTCTGACGATTGTTGACTTTACAAAATCGTCGGTAAGCAAGCGCTTTTTTGTGATTGACCTGAAAGCAAACAAATTGCTGTTCGAATGTTTGGTTGCCCACGGAAAAAATTCCGGGATCGACTTCGCTCAACATTTTTCGAACACGGAACAATCCCTGATGAGTAGTCCCGGTTTTTACACCACCGCCGAAACTTACCAGGGCAAACATGGCTATTCGCTCCGTCTGGATGGATTGGAAAAAGGAATTAACGATCGTGCACGAGCGCGGGCAATTGTGATTCACGCAGCGGATTACGTGAGCGAACAATTCATCCAACGCATGGGACGTTTGGGACGAAGCTGGGGATGCCCCGCTTTACCTCCGAGTTTGAACAAGGAAATTATCGATTCCATCAAAAACGGAAGCTGCCTGTACATTCACACCAACGACAAGTCGTACCTGGCAGACTCGCCGGTGAATTGA
- a CDS encoding 4Fe-4S binding protein has translation MKKPGIKSLLSSVALLLLQAQAALASLPANGISSCADCTACPESSGGIISLPFSEFPFLLLVEVVVIFLLFRSNKLKKTFWVLGLTLFIGLSVSVAGQIQNGEKQTAIPNDTTAETTLSIVDTTTSETFSDDEFVAVDSDEFQSIDNSDEFVTADGDGDFQEFIEEPAPDQLIDDNEITSLIRTIIALFMTVIAGFAYTRFKGRKLRFLILLASLIYLGFYSSACPCMISSFQNLILISLGEPTRWVTLIWFLGLLPITYIFGKVWCGWVCHLGALQEFIYRPGLFKGLQSVKAQRVLKIIQYIALIALVLQLLITRTNLFIKIDPFKVAFNLFSVNITGYVLLAILLISSLLIYRPFCRAICPIGLVLGWIEKIPGASRLQITPSCKSCKQCVKVCDSNAISSCDGQYIIDQENCIRCGNCLDTCRFDAVEKNRKSRKEK, from the coding sequence ATGAAGAAACCAGGGATCAAATCGTTACTCTCCTCAGTTGCACTTTTGCTACTCCAGGCTCAAGCGGCTTTGGCCAGTCTACCTGCAAACGGAATAAGCAGTTGTGCGGACTGTACTGCCTGTCCGGAAAGCTCAGGTGGAATAATCAGTTTGCCGTTTAGCGAATTTCCGTTTTTGCTATTGGTCGAAGTGGTTGTGATTTTTCTCCTCTTCCGCAGCAACAAGCTGAAAAAAACTTTTTGGGTACTGGGCCTGACTTTATTCATTGGTTTATCGGTAAGTGTTGCCGGACAAATACAGAATGGTGAAAAACAAACCGCGATCCCCAATGATACAACTGCTGAAACCACACTCTCGATTGTTGACACAACGACTTCAGAAACATTCAGCGACGATGAATTTGTTGCTGTTGATAGTGATGAATTCCAAAGCATCGACAATTCGGACGAGTTTGTGACAGCCGATGGCGATGGAGACTTCCAGGAATTCATTGAGGAACCGGCACCTGATCAACTGATTGACGACAACGAAATCACATCGCTGATCCGAACGATCATTGCCCTTTTTATGACCGTAATCGCCGGATTTGCCTACACCCGATTCAAAGGTCGAAAGCTTCGCTTTCTGATCCTTTTAGCTTCACTGATCTACCTCGGTTTTTACAGTTCTGCCTGTCCCTGCATGATTTCCAGCTTTCAGAACCTGATTTTGATTTCGCTCGGCGAGCCCACCCGATGGGTAACATTGATCTGGTTCCTCGGGTTATTGCCAATCACTTATATCTTCGGAAAAGTCTGGTGCGGATGGGTTTGCCACCTTGGCGCGCTGCAGGAATTCATTTATCGTCCCGGCCTGTTTAAAGGTCTTCAAAGCGTAAAAGCACAACGCGTGCTAAAGATTATTCAATACATTGCGTTAATTGCCTTGGTCCTTCAGCTTCTCATCACCCGCACCAACCTGTTCATCAAAATCGATCCGTTCAAGGTCGCTTTCAACTTGTTCTCCGTGAATATTACCGGCTACGTTCTGCTGGCAATTTTACTGATCAGTTCACTGCTCATTTACCGGCCTTTCTGCCGCGCGATCTGCCCAATCGGCTTAGTACTCGGCTGGATTGAAAAAATACCGGGAGCTTCGCGTTTGCAAATCACACCATCGTGCAAAAGCTGCAAACAGTGTGTGAAAGTTTGTGATTCGAATGCCATTTCATCCTGTGACGGACAATATATCATCGACCAGGAGAATTGTATCCGCTGTGGGAATTGCCTGGATACCTGCCGCTTCGATGCCGTTGAGAAGAATAGAAAATCAAGAAAAGAGAAATAG
- a CDS encoding permease: MSFIQSIEIPKRQNNGINIPKIAIWFILAVLLVDTIYSSWYGIHYNTREKCAIYKFLPSWLFLINEYLLELFLVVVAGTFAGTLTEKYFTKYRKFIPKTQLSAFVYASVIPVCSCSAIPLIESMKSRLPLRTIITFVIAAPLLNPYIIFLSYSVLGIEYGSLRILGSFIVAIAVGLVVDLAYHRIGKPEIGIYKSCDTASCGAVIGKDVYRKTWVLVGKIAPYILIAGILGLLFELTGPLKLIDQLPLSGGITSLILLTGIGTAIYLCNGADILFLAPILQYTDLGMGDALAFSLSSTAVCASSIIMLSRFLGKKLTFVLTAATIVMILIFSFAVNFILQ, encoded by the coding sequence ATGAGCTTCATTCAATCAATAGAAATCCCGAAACGACAGAATAACGGAATCAATATTCCCAAAATAGCAATCTGGTTCATCCTCGCAGTTTTGCTGGTCGACACTATCTATTCGAGCTGGTACGGCATTCATTACAATACCCGCGAAAAATGCGCAATCTACAAATTTCTGCCATCGTGGCTGTTTCTGATCAACGAATACCTGCTGGAATTGTTCCTGGTGGTAGTTGCCGGAACCTTTGCCGGCACCCTAACAGAGAAATACTTTACCAAATACCGCAAGTTCATTCCCAAAACTCAGTTGAGCGCTTTTGTTTACGCGTCGGTCATCCCTGTCTGCTCGTGCAGCGCCATTCCCCTGATTGAATCGATGAAAAGCAGGCTCCCCCTGCGCACCATCATCACTTTTGTGATTGCGGCTCCCCTGCTAAACCCCTACATCATCTTTCTTTCTTATTCCGTACTGGGTATTGAATACGGCAGCCTTCGGATTCTGGGATCATTCATTGTTGCCATCGCTGTCGGCTTGGTTGTGGATCTGGCCTACCACCGGATCGGCAAGCCTGAAATTGGCATTTACAAAAGTTGCGACACGGCCTCCTGCGGCGCGGTAATCGGGAAAGACGTTTACCGGAAAACATGGGTACTCGTAGGTAAAATAGCGCCCTATATTCTGATCGCCGGTATTTTGGGCTTGCTGTTTGAGCTAACCGGCCCTTTAAAACTGATCGACCAGTTGCCATTGAGCGGAGGGATCACCAGCCTTATTTTGCTCACCGGAATCGGAACGGCTATCTACCTTTGCAATGGTGCCGACATTCTGTTCCTGGCGCCAATCCTCCAGTACACCGATCTTGGCATGGGCGATGCTTTGGCATTTTCCCTGAGTTCAACGGCTGTTTGTGCCAGCTCCATTATCATGCTTTCGCGCTTTTTAGGTAAAAAACTCACCTTCGTTCTCACCGCTGCAACCATCGTCATGATCCTCATTTTTTCCTTTGCTGTCAATTTTATTCTCCAATAA
- the nqrF gene encoding NADH:ubiquinone reductase (Na(+)-transporting) subunit F — translation MILLAAQSTVILTSVIIFLLMIVLLVGILLFVKKKLTPSGSVKVNLNDGYMEIETEPGSTLLSTLSNNKVILPSACGGGGTCGMCRCQVEEGGGSILPTETGFFTRKEQADNWRLGCQVKVKEDMKIHIHQEVLGVKKWECEVVSNNNVATYIKEFVVKLPAGETLDFKSGGYIQIDVPKIDVDFKDMDVDAEYRPEWEQFGLFDLKMKNPEPTFRAYSMANHPAEGNIIMLNIRIATPPFDRVNGGFTKVNPGVCSSFIFSRKPGDKVTISGPFGEFFLKNNDSEMMFIGGGAGMAPMRSHLFHLFHTVKESKKNVTFWYGARSWREVFYHDQFMEIEKNFPNFKFHLALDKADPEADKLGIEYKVGFVHNVIYDNYLRSHEEPEEIDFYMCGPPMMNAAVQKMLYDLGVPNENVLFDDFGS, via the coding sequence ATGATATTATTAGCAGCTCAATCAACAGTTATCCTAACCAGTGTAATCATCTTCTTGTTGATGATTGTTCTGTTGGTGGGAATCCTGTTGTTTGTCAAAAAGAAATTGACGCCATCGGGTTCTGTTAAGGTGAACCTTAACGATGGTTACATGGAAATTGAAACGGAGCCGGGAAGTACGTTGCTGTCAACTTTGAGCAACAACAAAGTAATCCTGCCTTCAGCTTGTGGTGGTGGTGGTACCTGTGGTATGTGCCGTTGCCAGGTTGAAGAAGGTGGTGGTTCTATTCTTCCTACCGAAACCGGTTTCTTTACCCGTAAAGAACAAGCCGACAACTGGCGTCTTGGTTGCCAAGTAAAGGTAAAAGAGGATATGAAAATCCATATTCACCAGGAAGTTTTGGGTGTAAAAAAATGGGAATGCGAAGTTGTTTCGAACAACAACGTGGCCACTTACATCAAAGAATTCGTGGTGAAATTGCCCGCAGGCGAAACATTGGATTTCAAATCAGGTGGTTATATCCAGATTGATGTTCCGAAGATTGACGTGGACTTTAAGGACATGGACGTCGACGCAGAATATCGTCCGGAATGGGAACAATTTGGTTTGTTTGACCTGAAAATGAAAAACCCGGAACCAACGTTCCGAGCGTACTCAATGGCCAACCACCCTGCAGAAGGAAACATCATCATGTTGAACATCCGTATTGCTACGCCTCCGTTCGACCGTGTAAATGGTGGTTTTACCAAAGTAAACCCAGGGGTTTGTTCTTCGTTCATCTTCTCGCGCAAGCCGGGTGACAAAGTAACCATCTCGGGTCCTTTCGGTGAATTCTTCCTGAAAAATAACGACAGCGAAATGATGTTCATCGGTGGTGGTGCCGGTATGGCGCCGATGCGTTCTCACTTGTTCCACTTGTTCCACACCGTGAAAGAAAGCAAGAAAAACGTGACTTTCTGGTATGGAGCCCGCTCTTGGAGAGAAGTATTCTACCACGACCAGTTCATGGAAATCGAGAAAAACTTCCCGAACTTCAAATTCCATTTGGCTCTTGATAAAGCCGATCCGGAAGCTGACAAACTGGGTATCGAATACAAAGTTGGATTCGTTCACAACGTGATTTACGACAACTACCTGCGCTCGCACGAAGAGCCGGAAGAAATCGACTTCTACATGTGTGGACCACCGATGATGAACGCGGCAGTACAAAAAATGTTATACGATTTGGGTGTACCAAACGAAAACGTACTGTTCGACGACTTCGGAAGCTAA
- a CDS encoding L,D-transpeptidase family protein, with amino-acid sequence MKIHSRALFILAIFLLGVQIVVAQSKAEDNRKAHDLVYSNPDKISFWIRDVITKMADGHSLKIEGETVYSDSVLPEFYKNRDYRPAWGNYQTLMDAVDALHDAWQDGLLPNDYHADAIRKLVEMIRDRPAGQEIDYAWVAGFDILMTDAVLLYAYHLMAGKVDPESLDPHWNYSFRGFKEDAPNKLEQAIANGTVADALHNLRPDMKLYRQLMDLLEEYQPLALNGGWKKIADAQVLKPGEDDKRVPLIRERLQKTGELTDTGKMESTVYDDVLMNDVKAFQQKNALTADGVIGKTTFQALNESVEDRISKLRVNLERLRWVVSDLTDRYIIVNIPAFKAYYIEDRAIRFTTNVQVGRTYTKTPVFKSRLNYIEFNPTWTVPYSILKSSVIPHIKSDPTYLERNNFELIDQSGNLVPINSIDRSQVRVGNFPYTVRQKPGKGNSLGEVKFIFPNKYAIFLHDTPSKSLFEKQDRAFSHGCIRTQNPLDLAAILLEGSEWNRQKIDSVIETRKTQRVFPEKEIDVLLLYLTAGYYEGNGVGFFNDIYSRDAKVLAELNAAQKAVKRK; translated from the coding sequence ATGAAAATTCATTCTCGCGCCTTGTTCATTCTCGCCATTTTTTTATTGGGAGTTCAAATTGTAGTGGCTCAGTCGAAGGCTGAAGACAACCGAAAGGCTCATGATTTAGTGTATTCAAATCCCGATAAGATTAGTTTTTGGATTCGTGACGTGATCACGAAAATGGCGGACGGGCATTCGCTGAAGATAGAAGGAGAGACGGTTTATTCGGATTCCGTTCTTCCCGAATTCTATAAAAACAGGGATTATCGTCCGGCTTGGGGTAACTACCAAACGCTGATGGATGCCGTTGATGCGCTTCACGACGCCTGGCAGGATGGACTGCTGCCCAACGACTACCATGCTGATGCAATTCGCAAGCTTGTAGAGATGATTCGCGACAGGCCCGCCGGACAGGAAATTGATTATGCCTGGGTGGCCGGCTTCGATATTTTGATGACGGACGCCGTTCTGTTGTACGCATATCATTTAATGGCAGGAAAGGTTGATCCGGAGTCGCTGGATCCGCACTGGAATTATAGTTTCCGAGGTTTTAAAGAAGATGCACCTAACAAGTTGGAGCAAGCAATCGCAAACGGAACCGTGGCAGATGCTTTGCACAACCTGCGACCGGATATGAAATTGTACCGTCAGTTGATGGATTTGCTGGAAGAGTACCAACCCCTGGCATTGAATGGCGGATGGAAAAAGATAGCTGATGCCCAGGTGTTAAAGCCGGGAGAGGATGATAAACGCGTTCCGTTGATTCGGGAGCGTCTTCAAAAAACAGGCGAGTTGACCGATACCGGTAAAATGGAAAGTACAGTTTATGATGACGTGTTGATGAATGACGTGAAGGCTTTTCAGCAGAAAAATGCGCTGACTGCGGATGGTGTTATCGGGAAGACAACTTTTCAGGCTTTAAACGAATCGGTTGAGGATCGGATCTCGAAGTTGCGGGTCAACCTGGAACGCCTGCGTTGGGTGGTGTCAGACCTGACTGATCGCTACATCATCGTCAACATTCCGGCATTCAAAGCTTATTATATCGAGGATCGTGCGATACGGTTTACGACCAATGTGCAGGTGGGGAGAACCTACACCAAGACACCGGTTTTTAAATCCCGATTAAATTATATAGAGTTTAATCCAACCTGGACCGTTCCGTATTCAATCCTCAAAAGCAGCGTCATTCCACATATCAAGTCGGATCCAACTTACCTGGAACGCAACAATTTCGAATTGATAGATCAGAGTGGCAACCTTGTACCTATTAATTCAATTGACCGAAGTCAAGTCCGCGTTGGCAACTTCCCCTACACGGTCCGTCAAAAGCCGGGCAAGGGCAATTCATTGGGCGAAGTCAAGTTTATTTTCCCGAACAAATATGCTATTTTCCTTCACGATACACCCTCGAAAAGTTTATTCGAGAAGCAGGATCGTGCGTTTAGCCACGGCTGTATTCGCACGCAAAACCCGCTCGATTTGGCGGCAATATTACTGGAGGGCAGTGAATGGAACCGGCAGAAAATTGATTCGGTGATCGAGACCCGAAAAACCCAACGTGTATTTCCAGAGAAAGAAATTGATGTTTTGCTGCTGTACCTGACGGCTGGTTATTATGAAGGCAATGGCGTCGGCTTTTTTAACGATATATACAGCCGCGATGCCAAGGTGTTGGCAGAACTAAATGCAGCGCAGAAAGCCGTGAAACGGAAATAG